One segment of Desulfosudis oleivorans Hxd3 DNA contains the following:
- a CDS encoding 4Fe-4S binding protein, with protein sequence MKESTKRIIRYHGLRPDRAFHNWLYFAHYRIYVKTMLAAARFLQKHFGGMWLLSRPFKSVFERYHSKVMTEADVRKILTLNRELDLGPHKQVIPYAYANKIIFDEPDFIVVMDCPCRLHREHHCEPVTVCMAVGRYYGQLWLEHSQKFHPRKITQEEALELVRSQREKGCITTAWVKVGTGGRTGIICNCCTCCCGGLEGMRMVKAIKGGENVSNVAPSGYKVDHDPALCTACGTCISGCMFDAITADENGAPVYNRDACMGCGLCVEHCPRQARSLNKEFAEGLFPLDLDMLQEKKQ encoded by the coding sequence ATGAAAGAATCCACTAAGCGTATAATAAGGTATCACGGCCTGCGGCCGGACCGGGCCTTTCACAACTGGCTCTATTTTGCCCACTACAGAATTTACGTTAAAACCATGCTGGCCGCCGCCCGGTTTCTGCAGAAGCACTTCGGCGGCATGTGGCTGCTCAGCCGCCCTTTCAAGTCGGTTTTCGAGCGCTACCACTCCAAGGTAATGACCGAGGCTGATGTGAGAAAAATTCTCACCTTGAACCGGGAGCTGGACCTGGGCCCCCACAAGCAGGTCATCCCCTATGCCTATGCCAACAAGATCATTTTTGACGAGCCGGACTTTATCGTGGTGATGGACTGCCCCTGCCGGCTGCACCGCGAGCACCACTGCGAGCCGGTTACCGTGTGCATGGCCGTAGGTCGCTACTATGGTCAACTCTGGCTGGAGCACTCCCAGAAGTTTCATCCCCGCAAAATCACCCAGGAAGAGGCCCTGGAGCTGGTCCGGTCCCAGCGCGAAAAAGGGTGCATCACCACGGCCTGGGTCAAGGTGGGCACCGGCGGCCGCACCGGCATCATCTGCAACTGCTGCACCTGCTGCTGCGGCGGGCTGGAAGGCATGCGCATGGTGAAAGCCATCAAGGGCGGAGAAAACGTTTCCAACGTGGCGCCCTCCGGCTACAAGGTGGACCACGACCCGGCCCTGTGCACCGCCTGCGGCACCTGCATCTCGGGCTGCATGTTCGACGCCATCACCGCCGATGAAAACGGCGCGCCTGTCTACAACCGGGACGCCTGCATGGGCTGCGGCCTCTGCGTGGAACACTGTCCCCGGCAGGCCCGCTCCCTGAACAAAGAGTTTGCCGAGGGCCTGTTCCCCCTGGACCTCGACATGCTCCAGGAAAAAAAGCAGTAA
- a CDS encoding P-II family nitrogen regulator, which translates to MKKIEAIIKPFKLDDVKNVLNELGIQGMTVTEVKGYGRQKGHTEIYRGAEYIVDFVPKIKLEVVVAASMADKVVDAIAKAALTGKVGDGKIFVMPVEQAVRVRTGEKGKDAI; encoded by the coding sequence ATGAAAAAGATAGAAGCCATAATCAAGCCCTTCAAGCTTGATGATGTAAAAAACGTCTTAAACGAACTGGGCATTCAGGGAATGACCGTGACCGAGGTCAAGGGCTACGGCCGCCAGAAAGGCCATACCGAAATCTACCGGGGCGCGGAATACATAGTTGACTTTGTGCCCAAGATCAAGCTGGAGGTGGTGGTGGCGGCAAGCATGGCCGACAAGGTGGTGGACGCCATTGCCAAGGCCGCCCTCACCGGCAAGGTGGGCGACGGCAAGATCTTCGTGATGCCCGTGGAGCAGGCCGTCCGGGTCCGCACCGGTGAAAAAGGCAAAGACGCCATCTGA
- a CDS encoding ammonium transporter: protein MKKILLVPVALLLSVLPAFAEEAVLDTGDTAWIIVATALVMMMTPAGLALFYGGMSRSKNLLNTYAMTFAAYCLASLVWVCWGYTLAFGPDKGGIIGGLDHLFLNGIGIDTLSGTIPASVFVLFQLTFAGITVALVLGSVVDRMKFSAWIVFCLLWLTFVYSPVAHWVWGGGWMAEMGALDFAGGNVVHINAGIAGLVLALMLGKREGYGKVAMFPSSVSLTALGAALLWFGWFGFNAGSALGANGLAGSAFLVTNTSAAMAGMAWMFAEWIVSKRPTLLGLASGVVAGLVAITPAAGFVNLPASLVIGLVAGVLGFYSVAVLKHKIGYDDSLDAFGVHGVCGIWGALATGLFANPAISGASGLFYGNPAQLGIQAISIVATIAFTAVATLIIVYVTRLITGGLRVSREDEMMGLDNAIHGERAFELD, encoded by the coding sequence ATGAAAAAAATTCTGTTGGTACCGGTGGCGTTGCTGCTGTCCGTGCTGCCGGCATTTGCCGAAGAGGCGGTGCTGGACACCGGCGACACGGCCTGGATCATCGTGGCCACGGCCCTGGTGATGATGATGACCCCGGCCGGCCTGGCCCTGTTTTACGGGGGCATGTCCCGCAGCAAGAACCTGCTCAACACCTATGCCATGACCTTTGCCGCCTACTGCCTGGCCAGCCTGGTGTGGGTCTGCTGGGGCTATACCCTGGCCTTTGGCCCGGACAAGGGCGGGATCATCGGCGGCCTGGACCACCTGTTTTTAAACGGCATCGGCATTGACACCCTGTCCGGCACCATTCCCGCATCGGTGTTTGTCCTGTTCCAGCTTACCTTTGCCGGCATCACCGTGGCCCTGGTGCTGGGATCAGTGGTGGACCGAATGAAGTTTTCCGCGTGGATTGTCTTCTGCCTGCTGTGGCTCACCTTTGTCTACAGCCCGGTGGCCCACTGGGTGTGGGGCGGCGGCTGGATGGCCGAGATGGGGGCACTGGACTTTGCCGGCGGCAACGTGGTGCACATCAACGCGGGTATTGCCGGCCTGGTGCTGGCCCTGATGCTGGGAAAACGGGAAGGCTATGGAAAAGTGGCCATGTTTCCCTCCAGCGTCTCCTTAACGGCCCTGGGCGCGGCCCTGCTCTGGTTCGGCTGGTTCGGGTTTAACGCGGGCAGCGCGCTGGGCGCCAACGGCCTGGCCGGCTCGGCCTTTCTGGTCACCAACACATCGGCCGCCATGGCCGGCATGGCGTGGATGTTTGCCGAATGGATCGTCAGCAAGCGGCCCACCCTGCTGGGCCTTGCCTCGGGCGTGGTGGCCGGGCTGGTGGCCATCACCCCGGCGGCCGGGTTTGTCAACCTGCCCGCCTCCCTGGTCATCGGCCTGGTGGCCGGGGTCCTGGGATTCTACAGCGTGGCCGTGCTCAAGCACAAAATCGGGTATGACGACTCTTTGGACGCCTTTGGTGTTCACGGCGTATGCGGCATATGGGGCGCCCTGGCCACCGGCCTGTTTGCCAACCCCGCCATTTCCGGGGCCAGCGGCCTGTTTTACGGCAACCCCGCCCAGCTGGGCATTCAGGCGATCTCCATTGTGGCCACCATTGCCTTTACCGCCGTGGCCACCCTGATTATCGTTTATGTCACCCGGCTGATCACCGGCGGCTTGCGCGTAAGCCGGGAAGATGAGATGATGGGCCTTGACAACGCCATTCACGGCGAACGGGCCTTTGAGCTGGACTGA
- a CDS encoding ammonium transporter, whose amino-acid sequence MKRKMVSALTAAWVLQTMPALAAAPETVIDTGTTSWMLTSTALVLLMVPGLAMFYGGLVRTKNVLGTMMHSFVAMAVIGVLWVVVGYALTFGKSVMGGVVGWNSDYFLLKGIDSSITNGVPEYVLAMFQGKFAIITPALISGALAERVYFRGYILFIALWFLVIYCPLCHWVWAADGWLFNLGAAGVIDLAGGTVIHVSAGVSALVIALMLGARRGYPQTPMLPNNMVMTMMGAGLLWVGWFGFNAGSTVQSGLDTARALTMTQISAASGALTWLVIEALIYRKATSLGFVSGILAGLVVITPAAGVVLPGGALVLGALSSMACYFALKAKNRLGYDDSLDCFGIHGVGSGLGVLLLSFFIRDSWMKDAAEAAGGAWSAWNQLAVQLAGVGATVALAVVGTLAIYFVVEKSVGFRIEEQGEVEGLDQFLHGENGYGLVRSDFIT is encoded by the coding sequence ATGAAAAGAAAAATGGTATCGGCCCTGACCGCTGCATGGGTCCTCCAGACAATGCCGGCGCTTGCCGCCGCCCCGGAGACGGTTATCGACACCGGCACCACCTCCTGGATGCTCACCTCCACGGCCCTGGTCCTGCTGATGGTGCCGGGGCTTGCCATGTTTTACGGCGGCCTGGTGCGGACCAAAAACGTTCTGGGCACCATGATGCACAGCTTTGTGGCCATGGCGGTCATCGGCGTGCTGTGGGTGGTGGTGGGATACGCCCTGACCTTCGGTAAAAGCGTGATGGGCGGTGTGGTCGGCTGGAACAGCGACTACTTCTTGTTGAAGGGCATCGACTCCAGCATCACAAACGGCGTGCCTGAATACGTGCTGGCCATGTTCCAGGGCAAGTTCGCCATCATCACGCCGGCCCTGATCAGCGGCGCCCTGGCCGAACGGGTCTATTTCCGGGGATACATCCTGTTTATCGCCCTCTGGTTTCTGGTGATCTACTGCCCCCTGTGCCACTGGGTGTGGGCCGCCGACGGCTGGCTCTTCAACCTGGGCGCGGCCGGGGTCATCGACCTGGCCGGCGGCACGGTGATCCATGTTTCCGCGGGCGTCAGCGCCCTGGTCATCGCCCTGATGCTGGGCGCCAGAAGGGGATATCCCCAGACCCCCATGCTGCCCAACAACATGGTCATGACCATGATGGGCGCGGGCCTGCTGTGGGTGGGCTGGTTCGGCTTCAATGCCGGCTCCACCGTGCAGAGCGGCCTGGACACGGCACGGGCACTGACCATGACCCAGATATCCGCGGCCAGCGGGGCCCTCACCTGGCTTGTGATCGAGGCCCTGATTTACCGCAAGGCCACCTCCCTTGGGTTTGTGTCCGGCATTCTGGCCGGCCTGGTGGTGATCACGCCGGCCGCCGGCGTGGTGCTGCCCGGCGGCGCCCTGGTCCTGGGCGCCCTTTCGTCCATGGCCTGCTACTTTGCGCTGAAAGCCAAAAACCGGCTGGGGTATGACGACAGCCTTGACTGTTTCGGTATTCACGGCGTGGGCAGCGGCCTGGGGGTTCTGCTGCTGAGCTTCTTTATCCGCGACAGCTGGATGAAAGACGCGGCCGAGGCGGCGGGCGGGGCCTGGAGCGCGTGGAACCAGCTGGCCGTTCAACTGGCCGGTGTCGGCGCCACCGTGGCCCTGGCCGTGGTCGGCACCCTGGCCATCTATTTTGTGGTGGAAAAAAGCGTGGGATTCCGCATTGAAGAGCAAGGGGAAGTGGAGGGGCTTGACCAGTTCCTGCACGGTGAAAACGGATACGGCCTGGTCCGCTCCGACTTCATTACATAA
- the glnD gene encoding [protein-PII] uridylyltransferase, with amino-acid sequence MNAGTTTGIDTPATRMRTARERLIADFSAQGKAFDFLSRHTALLDDYFISCFEGSRVGPKMNFHKHPFAVIALGGYGRQEMCIHSDIDLLFLFKKQVPPAAEALIREMVYPLWDLGFEVGHATRSVKECVTLAGQDLDVLTSLLDARFLCGMLPLHTQLRERLAPGLSGRRARNVIAALIQGNQERHRKFGDSSYLLEPNLKEGVGGLRDYHSMLWIARIISPIISPRDLEYYGYLSHDEYADLNRALAFIWTVRNHLHGLAGRKFDQLYLDHQEVIATAMGFKTAGGQMAVERFLGRLHSEMEYIRHTNRAFLAEAGYARGYRFARKTRVRQPVAPGIEVDRNLLTFASPEAILSRPHLLLDIFEQSARLHLPLGLEARRILREFAFLVDKPFRSDPAVTKAFERILAAWAPDAGVLNEMLHTGVLERLIPKMKTIIDRIQFDGYHLFPIARHSIQTVERLKALGAKESDAPLCARLYRELGRRKTILLWAGLLHDIGKGEAGGGHSERGAKIAETILSGMGYGPEFTGAVAFLVKEHLLLAKTATRRDINSEETALACARRIGDEKTLSMLYLLTVADSMATGPKAWNDWTASVLRDLFLKVLKILEKGELASRKALATVETKTRELLDIAASAEEKTALAAHMEILPPRYCLYVPALNIRAHMDLYRRLGHGDFVWTVASTANGTARTVTICAKDRPGLFSKIAGVFTLNSLDILEAEIYTWKNGIALDVFTVSPPADRIYEHQQWEKAASHLQAALSGDLDLAGAIAARPAPLRTEKTFATRPHRVKIDNEESSFFTIVEVFAYDFPGLLFSITDILFQCGIDIWVAKIATKVDQVIDIFYVRTLEGEKVDTPEAVDRLQTMIETMLERHEAGNPAPSQTATV; translated from the coding sequence ATGAATGCAGGGACCACCACTGGCATCGACACACCCGCGACCCGCATGCGCACTGCACGGGAGCGCCTGATTGCCGACTTTTCCGCACAGGGCAAGGCATTTGACTTTCTCTCCCGCCACACCGCCCTGCTGGACGACTATTTTATCTCCTGCTTTGAAGGCAGCCGGGTGGGGCCGAAGATGAATTTCCACAAACATCCCTTTGCCGTCATCGCCCTGGGCGGCTACGGCCGTCAGGAGATGTGCATTCATTCGGATATCGACCTGCTGTTTCTGTTCAAAAAACAGGTGCCCCCGGCGGCTGAGGCCCTGATCCGGGAAATGGTCTATCCCCTGTGGGACCTGGGATTTGAGGTAGGTCATGCCACCCGGTCGGTCAAGGAGTGCGTGACCCTGGCCGGCCAGGACCTGGACGTGCTCACCTCCCTTCTGGACGCCCGTTTTCTGTGCGGCATGCTGCCCCTGCATACCCAGCTTCGGGAACGGCTGGCCCCCGGGCTTTCCGGTCGCCGGGCCCGCAACGTGATCGCGGCCCTGATTCAGGGCAACCAGGAGCGTCACCGAAAATTCGGCGACTCCTCCTACCTGCTGGAGCCCAACCTCAAGGAGGGCGTGGGCGGCCTGCGGGACTATCACTCCATGCTGTGGATCGCCCGCATCATCTCGCCCATCATCAGCCCCCGGGACCTGGAGTACTACGGTTACCTCTCCCACGACGAATACGCGGACCTGAACAGGGCCCTGGCCTTTATCTGGACCGTGCGCAACCATCTGCACGGGCTTGCCGGCCGAAAATTCGACCAGCTCTACCTGGATCACCAGGAGGTCATTGCAACGGCCATGGGCTTCAAGACGGCCGGGGGCCAGATGGCGGTGGAGCGGTTTCTGGGACGGCTGCACAGCGAGATGGAATACATTCGGCACACCAACCGGGCCTTTCTGGCCGAGGCCGGTTATGCCCGGGGCTACCGGTTCGCGCGAAAAACCCGGGTCCGGCAGCCGGTGGCGCCGGGCATCGAGGTCGACCGGAACCTGCTTACGTTTGCGTCACCGGAGGCCATTCTTTCCCGGCCCCACCTGCTGCTCGATATTTTTGAACAGAGCGCCCGCCTGCATCTTCCCCTGGGCCTGGAAGCCCGGCGCATTCTTCGGGAGTTTGCCTTTCTGGTGGACAAACCCTTTCGCAGCGACCCGGCCGTCACAAAAGCCTTTGAGCGCATTCTGGCCGCCTGGGCCCCGGATGCCGGGGTGCTCAACGAAATGCTGCACACCGGCGTTCTGGAGCGGCTTATTCCAAAAATGAAAACCATTATCGACCGGATTCAGTTCGACGGGTACCACCTGTTTCCCATTGCCCGCCACTCCATTCAGACCGTGGAGCGGCTCAAGGCCCTGGGGGCAAAGGAGAGCGACGCCCCCCTGTGCGCAAGGCTTTACAGGGAGCTGGGCCGCCGGAAAACGATTCTACTGTGGGCCGGCCTGCTTCACGACATCGGCAAGGGCGAGGCCGGCGGCGGCCATTCGGAACGCGGGGCGAAAATAGCGGAAACAATTCTGTCGGGAATGGGATACGGCCCGGAGTTTACCGGGGCCGTGGCCTTTCTGGTGAAAGAACATCTGCTGCTGGCCAAAACCGCCACCCGCCGGGATATTAACAGCGAAGAGACGGCCCTGGCCTGCGCCCGCCGGATCGGTGACGAAAAAACCCTGTCCATGCTCTACCTGCTCACCGTGGCCGACTCCATGGCCACCGGCCCCAAGGCGTGGAACGACTGGACCGCGTCGGTGCTGCGGGACCTCTTCTTAAAGGTATTAAAAATCCTGGAAAAGGGCGAGCTGGCCTCCCGGAAGGCCCTGGCCACCGTGGAAACCAAAACCCGGGAGCTGCTGGACATCGCCGCCTCCGCGGAGGAGAAAACCGCCCTGGCCGCCCACATGGAGATCCTGCCGCCCCGCTACTGCCTCTATGTGCCGGCCCTGAACATTCGCGCGCACATGGACCTTTACCGGCGGCTGGGCCATGGCGACTTTGTCTGGACCGTGGCCTCGACGGCCAACGGCACAGCCCGCACCGTAACCATCTGCGCCAAGGACCGGCCCGGCCTGTTTTCAAAGATCGCCGGGGTGTTTACGTTAAACAGCCTGGATATTCTGGAAGCTGAAATCTACACATGGAAAAACGGCATCGCCCTGGACGTGTTTACCGTAAGCCCGCCGGCGGACCGAATCTACGAGCACCAGCAGTGGGAAAAGGCGGCTTCCCATCTTCAGGCGGCCCTGTCCGGAGACCTCGACCTGGCAGGGGCCATCGCGGCCCGGCCCGCGCCCCTGCGAACGGAAAAGACCTTTGCCACGCGCCCGCACCGGGTAAAGATCGACAACGAAGAATCGAGCTTTTTTACCATTGTGGAGGTGTTTGCCTACGACTTTCCGGGATTGCTCTTTTCCATCACCGACATTCTGTTTCAGTGCGGCATCGATATCTGGGTGGCCAAAATCGCCACCAAGGTGGACCAGGTGATCGACATCTTTTACGTGCGGACCCTGGAGGGAGAAAAAGTGGACACGCCGGAGGCCGTTGACCGGCTCCAGACCATGATTGAAACAATGCTGGAACGACATGAAGCGGGTAATCCCGCCCCTTCACAGACGGCCACCGTATGA
- the nadE gene encoding NAD(+) synthase: protein MKTEKVVDHIVSWLVNYCDNAKMKGFVVGVSGGIDSALTSTLCAKTGRPVWALNLPILQDPAQVSLSAKHIAWLTGRFDNVRTETVDLSNVLASLQDALPDAVGDTRTLANTRSRLRMVTLYVFASHYSLLVAGTGNKVEDFGVGFYTKYGDGGVDLSPIADLVKTEVYEAARHLGVIQEILDVPPTDGLWPDNRTDESQIGATYPELEWAMAFDATGEDPSLLSARRQEVLAIYRRFHRANRHKMDPIPVCQIPNDLR from the coding sequence ATGAAAACCGAAAAAGTCGTTGACCATATCGTTTCCTGGCTGGTGAATTACTGCGACAATGCGAAAATGAAGGGCTTTGTGGTGGGGGTTTCCGGCGGCATTGATTCCGCGCTCACCTCCACGTTGTGCGCGAAAACCGGCAGGCCGGTATGGGCATTGAACCTGCCGATCCTTCAGGATCCGGCCCAGGTCTCCCTGTCGGCAAAGCATATCGCCTGGCTGACGGGCCGTTTTGACAACGTGCGCACCGAAACCGTGGACCTGTCGAATGTACTGGCCTCACTGCAGGACGCCCTGCCCGATGCGGTCGGCGACACCCGCACCCTGGCCAACACCCGGTCCCGGCTGCGCATGGTCACCCTGTACGTCTTTGCCTCTCATTACAGCCTGCTGGTGGCCGGCACCGGCAACAAGGTCGAAGACTTCGGCGTGGGGTTTTACACCAAGTACGGCGACGGCGGGGTGGACCTCTCCCCCATTGCCGACCTGGTCAAAACCGAGGTCTATGAAGCGGCCCGCCACCTGGGCGTAATTCAGGAAATTCTGGACGTGCCCCCCACCGACGGCCTGTGGCCGGACAACCGCACCGACGAAAGCCAGATCGGCGCCACCTACCCCGAACTGGAGTGGGCCATGGCCTTTGATGCCACCGGTGAAGATCCCTCGCTGCTGTCGGCCCGCCGACAGGAAGTGCTGGCCATCTATCGCCGGTTTCACAGGGCCAACCGCCACAAGATGGACCCCATACCGGTGTGCCAGATTCCAAATGACCTGCGATAG
- a CDS encoding secondary thiamine-phosphate synthase enzyme YjbQ, whose translation MKTFRKELVFNVPTRRAFINITPEVEQCLSESGIQEGLVLVNAMHITASVFINDDESGLHYDYDQWLEKLAPHAPVSQYRHNVGEDNADAHMKRQIMGREVVVAVTGGRLDFGTWEQIFYGEFDGRRPKRVLIKIIGE comes from the coding sequence ATGAAAACCTTCCGCAAGGAGCTTGTGTTTAATGTTCCCACCCGCCGGGCCTTTATCAACATCACGCCCGAGGTCGAACAGTGCCTTTCGGAAAGCGGTATTCAGGAGGGCCTGGTGCTGGTCAATGCCATGCACATCACCGCCTCTGTCTTTATCAACGACGATGAATCCGGCCTTCACTACGACTATGACCAGTGGCTGGAAAAACTGGCGCCCCACGCCCCGGTTTCCCAATACCGGCACAACGTGGGCGAAGACAATGCCGACGCCCACATGAAACGCCAGATCATGGGCCGGGAGGTGGTGGTGGCCGTCACCGGGGGCCGGCTTGATTTCGGCACGTGGGAGCAAATATTCTACGGTGAGTTTGACGGACGCAGGCCCAAGCGGGTATTGATTAAAATCATCGGGGAATAG
- a CDS encoding HAD family hydrolase, with amino-acid sequence MKTDKVTTILFDLGGVLFELSGIQKISHWTGGRLAPADLLERWLASPSVRAFECGRIDFFAFRHALKQELELAVSDDEFEKTFRAWIRQVFPGTKELLADLAPRYRLACFSNTNDVHWQIIRSDFDVLSCFEKTFASCEIGLVKPDAEAFDHVLAGLGCGPGQVLFFDDSPTNVAAAEACGMNARRVYGAQNVRQVLIDMGLL; translated from the coding sequence TTGAAGACAGATAAGGTTACCACCATTCTTTTTGACCTGGGCGGGGTCCTGTTCGAGCTGTCCGGCATTCAGAAAATCTCCCACTGGACCGGGGGCCGGCTGGCGCCGGCGGATCTGCTGGAGCGGTGGCTGGCCTCTCCGTCGGTGCGGGCCTTTGAGTGCGGCAGGATCGATTTTTTCGCCTTTCGGCACGCATTGAAGCAGGAGCTGGAGCTGGCCGTTTCCGACGACGAGTTTGAAAAAACCTTCAGGGCCTGGATTCGGCAGGTGTTTCCCGGCACAAAGGAGCTGCTGGCCGACCTGGCGCCGCGCTACCGGCTGGCCTGCTTTTCCAACACCAATGACGTGCACTGGCAGATTATCCGCAGCGATTTTGACGTGCTTTCCTGTTTTGAAAAAACCTTTGCCTCCTGTGAGATAGGGCTGGTCAAGCCGGACGCCGAGGCCTTTGATCATGTGCTGGCAGGCCTGGGCTGCGGGCCGGGACAGGTGCTGTTTTTTGATGACAGCCCAACCAACGTGGCCGCGGCCGAAGCCTGCGGCATGAACGCCCGCCGCGTTTACGGGGCACAAAATGTCCGGCAGGTGCTGATCGACATGGGCCTGCTGTAA
- a CDS encoding sigma-54 interaction domain-containing protein: MAKKKTDNTLPQDVTGIILESISDGVFTVDNNWRITSFNRAAEKITGIPRKEALGRHCWEVFRSNMCEAECALKKTRKEGKPFVSTDSYIINSEKKRIPVTVSTALLKDDDGEVVGCVETFRDHSQLEELRKELSDTWRMGDIVSRSPAMRRILKMLPQVAESDSVVLIEGETGTGKELTAKALHSLSFRKDKPFVTVNCGAFPDTLLESELFGYKAGAFTHAVKDKQGLFAAANGGTLFLDEIGETSPAFQVRLLRVLEDRAFTPLGTVKKEKTDVRILAATNAGLAKMVEAGTFRQDLFYRINVIRLALPPLRQRMEDVPLLVDHFIDRLNRLRGKTISGIDQEALEVLMTHRFPGNIRELENIVEYAFVLCSDDRIGVRHLPADLVRQEAEPSAGDHGFDDPVRSAEVQAITDALARNDYNRNAAARDLGIHKSTLFRKMHRLGIPLPDRDGRTKA; the protein is encoded by the coding sequence ATGGCAAAAAAGAAAACCGACAACACGCTGCCGCAAGACGTGACCGGCATTATCCTGGAGAGCATCTCCGACGGGGTGTTTACCGTGGATAACAACTGGCGGATCACCTCTTTTAACCGGGCCGCTGAAAAGATCACCGGCATTCCCAGAAAAGAGGCCCTGGGCCGTCACTGCTGGGAGGTCTTTCGCTCCAACATGTGCGAGGCGGAGTGTGCCCTGAAAAAGACCCGTAAAGAGGGCAAGCCCTTTGTCAGCACCGACAGCTATATCATCAACAGCGAAAAAAAGCGCATTCCCGTCACGGTATCCACGGCCCTGCTCAAGGATGACGACGGTGAAGTGGTGGGATGTGTGGAGACCTTTCGGGACCACAGCCAGCTGGAGGAGCTGCGAAAGGAGTTGTCCGATACCTGGCGCATGGGCGACATTGTCAGCCGCAGCCCGGCCATGCGCCGCATTCTGAAGATGCTGCCCCAGGTGGCGGAAAGCGACAGCGTGGTCTTGATCGAGGGAGAGACCGGCACCGGTAAGGAGCTGACCGCCAAGGCCCTGCACAGCCTGAGTTTTCGCAAAGACAAGCCTTTTGTGACGGTAAACTGCGGGGCCTTTCCGGACACGCTGCTGGAGTCCGAGCTGTTCGGGTACAAGGCCGGGGCCTTTACCCACGCGGTCAAGGACAAGCAGGGCCTGTTTGCCGCGGCCAATGGCGGCACCCTGTTTCTCGATGAAATCGGCGAAACCAGCCCGGCTTTCCAGGTGCGGCTGCTGCGGGTGCTGGAAGATCGCGCCTTTACCCCTCTGGGCACGGTGAAAAAAGAGAAGACCGACGTGCGGATTCTTGCCGCCACCAATGCCGGCCTTGCAAAAATGGTGGAAGCCGGTACCTTTCGCCAGGACCTGTTTTACCGCATCAACGTGATTCGCCTGGCCCTTCCGCCCCTGCGCCAGCGCATGGAAGATGTGCCCCTGCTGGTGGACCATTTTATCGATCGGCTCAACCGGCTTCGGGGCAAGACCATATCCGGCATCGACCAGGAGGCACTGGAGGTACTGATGACCCACCGTTTTCCCGGCAATATTAGGGAGTTGGAAAACATCGTCGAATACGCCTTTGTGCTGTGCAGCGATGATCGCATCGGGGTGCGCCACCTGCCCGCCGACCTGGTCCGGCAGGAGGCAGAGCCGTCTGCCGGGGACCATGGGTTCGATGACCCGGTAAGGTCGGCCGAGGTTCAGGCCATCACCGACGCCCTTGCGCGCAACGACTATAACCGAAATGCCGCTGCCAGGGACCTGGGCATTCACAAGAGTACCCTGTTTCGCAAGATGCACCGGCTGGGCATTCCCCTGCCCGACCGGGACGGCCGCACAAAGGCCTGA
- a CDS encoding NifB/NifX family molybdenum-iron cluster-binding protein, whose protein sequence is MMNVAVTAWGGRISPVFDSARTLMLAEIKDGEVVSRRYESIDPVWISHLADRLRELGVDVLICGAISQTPSTIIEANGIRLIPFIGGAIEEVLNAFARSGRIASDFLMPGCGRGQRRQGRGACPRSYKEVNAMPRSDRTGPQGLGPGTGRGRGPCQGGRTGTGTGQGTGQGQGQGRGQGRGQGAGNGAGQGKRNR, encoded by the coding sequence ATGATGAATGTGGCGGTAACAGCCTGGGGCGGGAGAATCTCTCCGGTCTTTGATTCCGCAAGGACACTGATGCTTGCGGAGATAAAAGATGGTGAGGTGGTGTCCCGGCGGTATGAAAGCATTGATCCGGTGTGGATTTCCCACCTGGCCGACCGGCTGCGCGAACTGGGGGTGGACGTGCTGATCTGCGGCGCCATTTCACAGACGCCGTCCACTATTATAGAGGCAAATGGCATCCGCCTGATTCCTTTTATCGGCGGTGCCATTGAAGAGGTGCTCAACGCGTTTGCCCGAAGCGGCCGTATTGCCTCGGATTTTCTGATGCCGGGGTGTGGTCGCGGGCAACGCCGACAGGGCAGGGGCGCCTGCCCGAGAAGTTATAAGGAGGTGAATGCAATGCCAAGAAGCGATCGAACAGGGCCCCAGGGTCTGGGGCCGGGAACCGGTCGGGGCCGTGGGCCCTGCCAGGGCGGCAGGACCGGAACAGGCACCGGGCAGGGCACTGGCCAGGGTCAAGGTCAAGGCCGTGGCCAGGGCAGAGGCCAGGGTGCAGGAAACGGCGCCGGCCAGGGTAAAAGAAACCGATAA
- a CDS encoding DUF5320 domain-containing protein, translating to MPGYNGTGPMGAGPMTGGARGYCSPAAAGQRGTGFGFGRGMAYRRGGGFGPGRGAGGGYGRRFAGPQAPYGVSPTDEAAALKQQAQAMQNSLDAISARLAELEKEE from the coding sequence ATGCCAGGATACAATGGAACAGGCCCCATGGGGGCCGGGCCCATGACGGGCGGTGCGCGGGGTTACTGTTCACCGGCCGCTGCGGGCCAGAGAGGTACGGGTTTCGGCTTTGGCCGGGGCATGGCATATCGTCGGGGCGGTGGCTTTGGTCCGGGCAGAGGCGCCGGAGGTGGCTACGGCCGACGGTTCGCGGGGCCGCAGGCCCCTTACGGGGTATCACCCACTGACGAGGCCGCGGCCCTGAAGCAGCAGGCCCAGGCCATGCAGAACAGCCTGGATGCCATTTCCGCAAGGCTTGCCGAACTGGAAAAAGAGGAATAA